From Thermogladius calderae 1633, a single genomic window includes:
- a CDS encoding MBL fold metallo-hydrolase has translation MPSLRILGGGREVGRAAILVEDGEKALLDYGINFDDKDRPQMPLHVRPADLSLIAISHAHLDHIGAAPLMYITGRPRIYMTRPTIEIARLLVLDFLKLNAVNVDYEYSEFVKMSDNAQFVDYGAEVEAGSFKLIFMNAGHILGSTAIYVETRSGHRILYTGDINTVQTWTLSGAELWPVKVDTLITEATYGDRVHPPRYRVEKRFVSVVEEVISSGGVVLVPSFSVGRSQEVLTLLANELPYVDIYVDGMAREICGIYLNYQKYLRDPSLYTRALERVTFVKNVRDRKKALKSPGVIIATAGMLKGGPSLQYLKKLADDPKNAVLLVSYQSPNSPGHKLLEKGGLEEIGVYFTKARVEWFDFSSHAGRDGLVDIAKTYSHTLRNVVIVHGDEESSKGLANAIRESLGKDLNIYVPNNGDSITVD, from the coding sequence ATGCCCAGCCTGAGAATACTAGGTGGAGGTAGGGAAGTAGGTAGAGCCGCTATACTAGTCGAGGACGGGGAGAAGGCTTTACTAGACTACGGTATTAACTTCGACGACAAGGACCGTCCTCAAATGCCCCTGCACGTGAGGCCTGCTGATCTAAGCCTGATCGCGATCTCGCACGCGCATCTCGACCACATCGGGGCAGCCCCCTTGATGTACATAACCGGGAGGCCGAGGATCTACATGACGAGGCCCACGATCGAAATCGCCAGGCTCCTCGTACTAGACTTTCTGAAGCTAAACGCAGTCAACGTGGACTACGAGTACAGCGAGTTCGTGAAAATGAGCGACAACGCCCAGTTCGTCGATTACGGTGCGGAAGTCGAAGCTGGGAGTTTTAAGCTGATCTTCATGAACGCGGGCCACATACTCGGCAGCACAGCTATTTACGTCGAGACCCGGAGCGGGCACAGGATTCTATACACAGGAGACATCAATACGGTGCAGACATGGACGCTCAGCGGGGCTGAGTTGTGGCCTGTCAAAGTAGATACCCTAATTACGGAGGCCACGTACGGTGATAGGGTACACCCACCCCGGTACCGCGTCGAGAAAAGGTTCGTCAGCGTAGTCGAGGAGGTGATCTCCAGTGGCGGAGTGGTACTAGTACCTTCCTTCAGTGTGGGCAGAAGCCAGGAGGTCTTGACGCTACTCGCGAACGAGCTACCGTATGTAGACATCTACGTAGACGGGATGGCGAGAGAGATATGCGGTATATACCTAAACTACCAGAAGTACTTGAGAGACCCGTCCCTGTACACAAGGGCGTTAGAAAGGGTTACCTTCGTGAAGAACGTGAGAGATAGGAAAAAAGCGCTAAAGAGTCCAGGGGTCATCATAGCAACGGCAGGTATGCTCAAGGGAGGTCCCAGTCTCCAGTACCTAAAGAAGCTCGCCGACGACCCTAAGAACGCTGTTTTACTCGTTAGCTACCAGTCACCTAATAGCCCGGGACATAAGCTCCTCGAGAAAGGAGGGCTGGAGGAGATCGGGGTTTACTTCACTAAAGCCCGCGTCGAGTGGTTCGACTTCTCTAGCCACGCTGGTAGAGACGGGCTAGTAGACATAGCCAAGACCTACTCGCACACGTTACGCAACGTGGTCATAGTCCACGGCGACGAGGAGTCGTCTAAAGGCCTGGCTAACGCCATAAGGGAGAGCCTGGGGAAAGACCTAAACATCTACGTCCCTAACAACGGAGACTCCATAACTGTTGACTAG
- a CDS encoding MarR family transcriptional regulator: MRVKVDVVKLYKSFVESGVLFVSVEDVAERLYTNKTSAGRILARLERLGLARRWSKNVYVIRARLVNSYGVSVVRDVDV, encoded by the coding sequence GTGAGGGTTAAGGTTGACGTAGTCAAACTCTACAAGAGCTTTGTTGAGTCCGGGGTGTTGTTCGTTAGCGTTGAGGACGTCGCTGAGAGGCTCTACACCAACAAGACGTCAGCTGGGAGGATACTGGCTAGGTTAGAGAGACTGGGTCTTGCTAGGAGATGGTCCAAGAACGTGTACGTAATTAGAGCCAGGCTAGTCAACAGTTATGGAGTCTCCGTTGTTAGGGACGTAGATGTTTAG
- a CDS encoding elongation factor EF-2 translates to MVKYKQTSEVLKIMKNLEQVRNIGITAHVDHGKTTLSDSLLAMAGLLSEKIAGQALALDYLDIEQKRQMTVKAANVSLYHEYRGKPYVINLIDTPGHVDFQSKTIRALRVIDGAIVVVDAVEGVMTQTEMYLRVALEEMVRPVLFINKIDRLIKELKLSPTEIQQRLVQIIKDINSLIATYADKEFRTAWQLDPAKGQVVFGSARDRWGFSVPMAQQKGIKFSDVVDVYQRGKDALPELQKVAPLHEAILDMVVKYVPNPREAQAYRIRKIWHGDLNSEVAKTMLEADPNGPLVMLVNDVRVDPHAGLVATGRVYSGTVRAGEELWLVNARLKQRVLQVGLYMGPYRELADEISAGNIAAVLGLDKARSGETVCSLAVRDSMTPFERLRMITESVVTVAIEPKDPSQLTKLIDAMHKLSIEDPSLVVKINEETGEFLLSGVGTLHIEIALTLLKDFYGLEVVATPPVIVYRESVRAGSRVFEGKSPNKHNKLYISVSPLDENTIRLIQDRIITEDMDPRDRAKILREQAGWDADEARRIWAIDDNINVFVDMTTGVQYLRDVKDTIIQGFRLAMREGPLAMEPVRGVKVVLHDAVIHEDPAHRGPAQLFPAVRNAIYAGMLTSRPTLLEPIMKLDIRTPMEFIGNISTIITKKRGKLIEVQQQGNLSRVIAEIPVAESFTIAEELRSATAGKAIWGQEFSRWAPVPDSMLMDLVAKIRERKGLKPEPPRPEDFLGP, encoded by the coding sequence ATGGTCAAGTATAAGCAGACTAGTGAAGTCTTGAAGATAATGAAGAACCTAGAGCAGGTCAGGAATATAGGCATAACAGCGCACGTCGACCACGGGAAGACGACGCTGTCCGACTCACTGTTGGCAATGGCTGGTCTGCTCTCTGAAAAGATCGCAGGCCAGGCATTAGCGCTGGACTACTTAGATATCGAGCAGAAGAGGCAGATGACCGTCAAGGCGGCAAACGTTAGCTTGTACCACGAGTACAGGGGCAAGCCCTACGTGATCAACCTGATCGATACACCAGGGCACGTCGACTTTCAGTCGAAGACTATAAGGGCGTTGAGGGTGATCGACGGCGCTATTGTCGTAGTCGACGCTGTTGAGGGAGTGATGACGCAGACGGAGATGTACCTTAGAGTGGCGTTGGAGGAGATGGTGAGACCGGTACTGTTCATAAACAAGATCGACAGGTTGATAAAGGAGCTTAAATTGTCCCCGACAGAGATACAGCAGAGGCTAGTCCAGATAATTAAGGACATCAACTCGCTGATAGCCACTTACGCCGACAAAGAGTTCCGAACAGCGTGGCAGCTCGACCCGGCTAAAGGTCAGGTCGTATTCGGTAGTGCTAGGGATAGATGGGGCTTTTCAGTACCTATGGCCCAACAAAAAGGCATCAAGTTCAGCGATGTTGTTGATGTCTACCAGAGGGGTAAGGACGCACTACCCGAGCTACAGAAAGTAGCCCCGCTACACGAGGCCATTCTCGACATGGTAGTTAAGTACGTCCCCAACCCCAGGGAGGCACAGGCCTACAGGATAAGGAAGATATGGCACGGTGACTTGAATAGCGAGGTGGCAAAAACGATGCTAGAGGCGGACCCGAACGGACCGTTGGTGATGTTGGTCAACGATGTTAGAGTAGACCCGCACGCCGGCCTCGTGGCTACTGGGAGGGTATACTCGGGTACTGTTAGAGCTGGAGAAGAGCTTTGGCTGGTTAACGCGAGGTTAAAGCAAAGAGTTTTACAGGTAGGGCTGTACATGGGCCCGTACAGGGAGCTGGCTGACGAGATAAGCGCCGGCAACATAGCGGCCGTTCTGGGACTGGACAAGGCCAGGTCTGGAGAGACCGTGTGCTCTCTCGCAGTTAGAGACTCAATGACCCCCTTCGAGAGGCTGAGGATGATCACCGAGTCGGTTGTCACCGTGGCCATTGAGCCCAAAGACCCCTCTCAACTGACCAAGCTGATCGACGCGATGCACAAGCTGAGCATAGAGGACCCGAGCTTGGTGGTCAAGATAAACGAGGAGACAGGCGAGTTCTTGCTGAGCGGTGTCGGGACTCTTCACATCGAGATCGCCCTTACTCTCCTCAAAGACTTCTACGGGCTAGAGGTAGTCGCCACCCCGCCGGTGATAGTGTACAGGGAGAGTGTTAGGGCCGGTAGCCGCGTATTCGAGGGCAAGTCGCCGAACAAACATAACAAGTTGTACATAAGCGTATCGCCGTTGGACGAGAATACTATCAGGCTGATACAGGACAGGATCATCACGGAGGACATGGATCCGAGGGACAGGGCTAAGATCCTCAGGGAGCAGGCTGGATGGGACGCAGACGAAGCCAGGAGAATATGGGCTATTGACGACAACATAAACGTGTTCGTCGACATGACTACCGGAGTTCAGTACCTCAGGGACGTAAAGGACACCATCATACAGGGCTTCAGGCTAGCCATGAGAGAAGGCCCGCTGGCCATGGAGCCCGTTAGAGGGGTCAAAGTGGTATTACACGACGCGGTAATACACGAAGACCCGGCGCACAGAGGTCCGGCACAGTTGTTCCCGGCGGTCAGGAATGCTATATATGCGGGCATGTTGACCTCGAGGCCCACTCTACTAGAGCCTATCATGAAACTCGATATAAGAACACCCATGGAGTTCATAGGAAACATATCGACGATAATAACGAAGAAGAGAGGGAAGTTGATAGAAGTCCAGCAGCAGGGGAATCTATCGAGGGTGATTGCTGAGATACCAGTCGCCGAGTCCTTTACAATAGCCGAAGAGCTCAGGAGCGCGACTGCCGGCAAGGCGATCTGGGGGCAGGAGTTCAGTAGGTGGGCCCCAGTACCAGACAGCATGTTAATGGACCTGGTAGCTAAGATCAGGGAGAGGAAGGGGCTCAAACCAGAGCCTCCCAGGCCTGAGGACTTCCTCGGTCCATAG
- a CDS encoding nascent polypeptide-associated complex protein — MIPGFSPRELKRALKRMGLDVEELSDVEKVEFYLKDRKIVIESPQVVVIKSKNQTVFQVVGEAKEETAGKEQREAGVAVNEEDVEFVASQAGVSKEEARRALMETKGDIAEAILRLRERRGSSEVQ, encoded by the coding sequence TTGATACCGGGATTTAGCCCCCGAGAACTGAAGAGAGCACTGAAGAGGATGGGTCTAGACGTCGAAGAGCTGAGCGATGTCGAAAAAGTTGAGTTCTATTTGAAGGACAGGAAGATCGTTATCGAGAGCCCCCAGGTAGTGGTTATAAAGTCTAAGAACCAAACCGTTTTCCAGGTCGTCGGGGAGGCAAAAGAGGAGACGGCTGGGAAGGAGCAAAGAGAAGCAGGGGTCGCGGTAAACGAAGAAGACGTTGAGTTTGTAGCCTCGCAAGCTGGCGTGTCCAAAGAGGAGGCTAGAAGAGCACTCATGGAGACTAAGGGTGATATTGCCGAGGCGATTTTGAGGCTAAGGGAGAGGAGGGGGTCTAGTGAAGTACAGTAA